In the Arthrobacter sp. 31Y genome, one interval contains:
- a CDS encoding dihydrofolate reductase family protein: MGLLTFSINVTLDGCVDHQEGIADDETHALFTHLLEQSGAMLWGRTTYEMMESYWPLVASGEVDAPTALREWALTLETMPKYVVSSTRTDFPWTNSHHLVGDLRTAVQDLKDRTPDGVLVGSGKLATELDRLDLIDEYKFLVHPMIAGHGPTLYQGGLPATRRLELVSAKPLSNGVVSMHYRRID, translated from the coding sequence ATGGGCCTTCTAACGTTCAGCATCAACGTCACTCTTGATGGTTGCGTCGACCACCAGGAGGGCATCGCCGACGACGAGACTCACGCCCTCTTCACCCACCTCTTGGAGCAGAGCGGGGCAATGCTCTGGGGCCGTACCACCTACGAAATGATGGAGAGCTACTGGCCCTTGGTGGCAAGCGGCGAAGTGGACGCACCGACCGCGTTGCGGGAGTGGGCGCTGACGCTGGAAACAATGCCCAAGTACGTAGTATCTTCCACGCGCACCGACTTCCCCTGGACCAATAGCCACCACCTTGTTGGCGATCTGCGCACGGCGGTGCAGGATCTCAAGGACCGGACCCCCGACGGTGTGCTGGTAGGCAGCGGAAAATTAGCCACGGAACTGGACCGACTGGATCTGATCGACGAGTACAAATTCCTCGTCCACCCCATGATCGCTGGCCACGGTCCCACCCTGTACCAGGGCGGGCTGCCCGCCACCCGGCGCCTCGAGCTGGTCTCGGCTAAGCCGCTCAGCAACGGCGTGGTATCCATGCACTATCGACGCATTGACTGA
- a CDS encoding ABC transporter permease, whose protein sequence is MPSNPITTEERTLPVTESKEHITSPSLKGNASELRDLEAGLDNLQSDSGRKAGIEWKRVLLPVAALVVLILAWQFYVSLEFKRRDLVPGPLDVLTQFVTMWGEGKVQEAVWTSLQRGVIGFLISVVIATPVGLILAQVAPLRRAFGPLISGLQVLPSVAWVPAAIIWFGLTDATVYFVVFMGAIPSIINGLISGVDQIPPQYRSVGTVLGANRLQMALQIVLPAALPGYIGGLKQGWAFSWRSLMAAEIIAVGGTIGFGLGSLLDQGRLLSDMTIVMSAILLILFVGILIELLVFGPIEKRLLQRRGLLAGSSR, encoded by the coding sequence ATGCCAAGTAACCCCATCACCACCGAAGAGCGGACCCTTCCCGTGACAGAATCCAAAGAGCACATCACCTCCCCGTCACTGAAGGGCAATGCCTCGGAACTCCGGGACCTTGAAGCCGGCCTGGACAACCTCCAGTCGGACAGCGGACGGAAAGCCGGCATCGAATGGAAGCGGGTACTGCTGCCTGTTGCCGCCTTGGTGGTCCTGATCCTCGCGTGGCAGTTCTATGTTTCGCTCGAGTTCAAGCGCCGTGACCTCGTTCCCGGACCGTTGGACGTTCTCACCCAGTTCGTCACCATGTGGGGCGAAGGCAAAGTCCAGGAAGCAGTGTGGACATCGCTGCAGCGTGGTGTGATCGGCTTCCTGATTTCCGTGGTTATCGCTACGCCTGTGGGCTTGATCCTGGCCCAGGTAGCGCCCCTTCGCCGTGCGTTCGGGCCGCTCATTTCCGGGTTGCAGGTGCTCCCTTCCGTGGCGTGGGTTCCTGCCGCGATCATCTGGTTCGGCCTGACTGACGCCACCGTCTACTTTGTGGTGTTCATGGGTGCCATCCCGTCCATCATCAACGGACTCATCTCCGGTGTGGACCAGATCCCGCCGCAGTACCGCAGTGTGGGCACTGTCCTTGGTGCAAACCGTCTCCAGATGGCACTCCAGATTGTCCTGCCCGCCGCACTCCCGGGCTACATCGGCGGGTTGAAGCAGGGCTGGGCCTTCTCCTGGCGTTCACTCATGGCCGCGGAAATCATCGCGGTGGGCGGCACCATCGGTTTCGGGTTGGGCTCGTTGCTGGATCAGGGCCGCTTGCTCTCCGACATGACAATCGTGATGTCCGCGATCCTGCTGATCCTGTTCGTGGGCATCCTAATCGAGCTCCTGGTGTTCGGGCCCATCGAGAAGCGTTTGCTGCAGCGTCGGGGTTTGCTGGCGGGCAGCAGCCGCTAA
- a CDS encoding ABC transporter ATP-binding protein, with the protein MPVVLENLGKRFGDGAPVLDDVNATIAQGEFVALLGASGCGKSTLLNIMAGLEPPTSGALEVPSDGAAFMFQDASLFPWLTARGNIELALQLADKTSTKASRRERASELLDLVHLGGAGDKRPHELSGGMRQRVALARSLAQDRQLLLMDEPFAALDAITRDLLHDELERIWKETGRTIVFVTHNVREAVRLGQRVLLLSSRPGRVVAEWDVTEEHRTDAGRAGELTGVITRRLREEIRRHAK; encoded by the coding sequence ATGCCAGTCGTACTCGAGAACCTGGGCAAACGCTTCGGCGACGGCGCCCCGGTGCTGGACGACGTCAACGCCACCATCGCGCAAGGCGAGTTCGTCGCTCTCCTCGGTGCGTCCGGTTGCGGTAAGTCCACCCTGCTGAACATCATGGCGGGACTGGAACCGCCGACGTCGGGTGCTCTTGAAGTACCCAGCGACGGCGCTGCCTTCATGTTCCAGGACGCATCTCTGTTCCCGTGGCTGACCGCGCGCGGCAACATCGAGCTCGCACTTCAACTGGCGGATAAGACCAGCACCAAGGCGAGCCGGCGTGAACGCGCCAGCGAGTTGCTGGACCTGGTGCACTTGGGCGGCGCAGGGGATAAGCGTCCCCACGAACTGTCCGGCGGCATGAGGCAGCGCGTTGCGTTGGCCCGTTCCTTGGCGCAGGATCGCCAGCTGTTGCTGATGGATGAGCCCTTTGCTGCCCTTGATGCGATCACCCGAGACCTCCTGCACGACGAACTTGAGCGGATCTGGAAGGAAACGGGCCGGACCATCGTGTTCGTCACCCACAATGTGCGCGAAGCCGTTCGACTCGGCCAGCGCGTGCTCCTTTTGTCCTCGCGCCCGGGCCGTGTGGTGGCCGAATGGGACGTCACCGAGGAACACCGTACCGATGCTGGTCGCGCTGGGGAGCTGACCGGAGTTATTACACGCCGTCTTCGCGAGGAGATCCGCCGCCATGCCAAGTAA